In Capricornis sumatraensis isolate serow.1 chromosome 2, serow.2, whole genome shotgun sequence, the DNA window ccagtattcttgcctgggaaatctcatggacagaggagcctggtggactacagactgcaaagagtcagacatgtctgagcgtgCACATTCTCCTGGAACCTCCCCCACCTCACAGCCAGTGCTTTCCTTCTCAGAGCAGAGTCCACAATGAGCCTAAGAAGACCTAGGAAGACACTTGAATTCACAGCTCAAAGCATGTATCGACTCCAAAGATGCTTTACTGTGAAGATGTCAGATTCACATGGAGAAGAAACTaacatggaaaagaaactgaCCTGGTTGGCCTAAAATGAGGATCTTATGACCTAGTAATGTGTATGTGAGCTCTGGAGCAGGAAGTGCTTTATCTGAGGTCCAGCTCCAAGGCAAGCCTTCTGAGCCACGCATATTAGTAACAAATAAACAAGCAAGGAGTAGCCCTTCTCATAGGCAATTTATGACTGATGTTGTGAAAAGGGGAAGATGAGAAAAGTAAGGCCCAAAGTGGTATCCTGGGAAGGTATTTCTCCTTGGAGTTTATGTCCTTTAGTTTTCTTATTATCAGATATTGGGTGTAGACTGGAACAATAATCCTTGGTTTTTAATGTATGCTGGTCATTGGtccacatatgtcccctcttaaTTTATCTATCAATCacttaaataaaaacatacaaaagtCTACCACCTAAGTGAAATAATAACTTTATAGTAAATTACATGGACCTACTGAGTTCTCTGTCATCCCATGTCCCAGCCAACTGACATAACCAAAATCCTGAATTTTGTGcttaatgttctttctttcttcccttttaatatattttgtcacATTTGTATATATTCCTAAAAAgtactgttttaaattttttctattattaagtCAGATTTCTTGAGgtatattttgttgttatttagtcactaagtcgtatctgactctttgcgaccccatgggctatagcccaccaagctcctccgtccacactctccaggcaagaatactgaagtgggtcaccattttcttccccagaggatcctcccaaccaagGGTTTGAACCTGAATTTCTGCCTTGGcagtaggattctttaccactgagccaccaggtaagtcaaGGTGTATGTTACATACTCTAAAAAAATCACTCATTGGAGTGTACAATTCCATGGGCTTTAACTAACAGATAACTGCTGTCAGGCAACTGCTGCAACAATTAAGACATGGAACAAGTCCATCACCCCAATAtattccctcccccatcccaaccctgggcaaccaccaatctatttttagtcttcatagttttatcttttccagaatgtcatataattcagttcagttcagtcactcagtcgtgtctgactctttgcgaccccatggactacagcacacctatctgttcatcaccaactctcagagcttacacaaacttatgtccattgagttggtgatgccaaccaaccatctcatcctctgtcgtccccttctcctcccaccctcaatctttcccagcatcagggccttttccaatgagtcaattctttgcatcagatggccaaagtattggagtttcagctttagcctcagtccttccaatgaatattcaagactgatttcctttaggatggactagttggatccgCCTTACTGTCCAacgattcttaagagtcttctccaacaccacagttcaaaagtatcaattctttgacactcagctttctttatagtccagctttcatatccatacgtgactactggaagaaaaaaagctttgactagacagacctttgttggtataTAATTAGAACTATATAATATgtgacattgatttttttaatgtatttatttattgaaggctaattactttacaatattgtatcggttttgccatactttgacatgaatccaccacgggtgacATTGAAAGCCTGACTTCTTTCACatagaaaaatgtatttaaaattcatTCCTTTTGTTTCATATAGTAGTAGCTCATTCCTTTTTTACTGCTAAGTAGCATTCCACTGCATGGATGTATcagatttttaatccattcaccAGTTGAAGGACACTTGGTTTATTTGCAATTCAGGGCAATCATGAACAAAGCCACTATAAACATTGACTTACAGGTTTTTCTCTgaacataaattttatttctttttggccagTTACCTAAGAATATGGCTCTGGGGCAAATGGTGAGTATACATTTCTATTTATGAGACACTggcaaactattttccaaattgGTTGTATAATTTTCCATTGTCACCAGCAATGTCTAAGAGCTCTAAATGCTCCACATCCTTCATAGTATGCGGTAttgtcagttattttttttaacccttctAATGTGCATAGAGTGGTATCTCATTTTgcttttaatctgcatttccttaatgacaaATGATGTTCAGTgtcttttcttgtgcttatttgccatccatgcattttattttttgatatgaatgtctattttctgttttcttatttttagttttcaagtattttttttatattctagaCATAACTCTGTAAGATAtatattctgcaaatattttccccaagtctctgagttttctttgcattttcctaacaatgtcttttgaaaagttagtgtttttaattttggtaaagtTCAATTTATCAAGGGTTTCTTTTTCAATTACTCCTTTTTTGCCATATCTAAAAAATGTTTGTATAACCCGACGTCATAAGAGATCATCTATTATGTTTTACTTTagaagttttatgttttacattttggtttaATATCCttgttgagttaatttttgtgtatagcATAAggtaaattttaattcttttttaatacagAGATGGCCAAGTGTTtcaacatcatttgttgaaatGACTGTCCTTCCTCCATTCAATCACCTCTGTacctttgtttaaaataaattaatcctCTATACTGGGTCTATTTTTGAACCCTATGTTCTTTTCCATAGATCTACCCTTGCCTTGCTCCTGATTTTAGGAGAAAAACATTCATTGTCTATATCAAGTATGAAAATATTATGAAGTTGAGGATGCTCTTTATAAAGTTGGGGATGTTCCCAAGGAATCCCTACAAGATTCGTTGTCTTtctgaaagatttaaaaaaaaatcatgaattgaGGTTggattttttcaaatgctttctctgcatttattgagatgataatatgtttttattttccctttagtCTGGTGTGAATGCAATAATGTCTCAACTATTTCAAGATTCTCCTTAGAATTGCTAGactgtctgtatttttttttacatttaccaAAAGACACATAATTTTACAAATTATGAGTATCTCATGTAATGTATAATCTAAATATCAGCTGTTTTTTTCAGCCTGTGAGTACAAGATAAGACTATAATACATACATTTGGCCAAATAACAGTATATGGAAATGACCATCTAAACAATCACAAAGTGTCTCCACACTATTTCCTGGAATTTCCAAAGGTGAGTGTCACATGGCCATACCAGCCAGTCTGACAGCTCTCATCACCGCATATCCACCCAGCTCATCCTGTCCTGATCCAGCTCACACCCTTGATGTCCATCTTCCTTGATAGTCTGCTGGGAAAATCACCCTCTGTTCTGACATTTCTCATAAAATTCCTGGCATTCTATTTTCATATGACAGTGTTAATGGGAGAGATACTTCTACAGTTTCTTAATATACATAGAGGAAATCTGGGACTCTTCCAATGTGCTCTTTAGAAGTTAAGGATATTTAGATGCTATGGTTTTAGGGTTGGGGCtcaaatattctgtaataacctatatgagaaaagaacctgaaaaagaataaatatatgtataaatgaaactaacacaacattgtaaatcaactatactctaatataaaatgaaagttaaactaaaaaataaaacatatatacaatACTAAGAAAAATCCCAAACCAATATCATTTTAAGGTCTTAATCCAAtggaatattttcaatatttccaTATGAGGACGCATTTTACAtcctcaaagtgtcagacaccaTCTGGGGAGGAAATTTGATATGTGGAAGCTAGGAAGAAATATCCTCAATTAGAAGATTGGGAGGCATTTTCACACTCCTTTGCACCATTTTCCCTAAAATAAATTGAGCCACTGGTCACAGAAGCTTCACACAGTTCTGTCACCTCCTGGTCCCATCcctgaaagaaggaagaagtttgtctttgtttcatttcttacGTAAGATGATGGACTTGATTGATGAATTGAGATGTAATGCCTCCAAGTGCATTTTAAGGAAGAAGcatcagaaataaagtgcatTCTCTCTGGTAGCTCCACACTGCAGGATGCCCAGCTCCTGAAGATGAGCTACTCACACTGGTCCTCACAGAACTGTCCTAATGGCCTCACAGCATCTTCTTCCATCACCAAGGACATCTGCTCCATCTGAAGGCCTATTTGGGAGAAATGTAAGGGGCTGTGAAGAGGGATTTCCTCCCCGAGGTGGATATAAAATGGGAGAGCAGCAACTCCAGGACTAAACCCGGTGCCCCTAAGACAAGGAACGAGGGATGGAGCCTGGAGGAAACCAGAGAGAAGTCcacttatgtttttaaaaatatttattgatttatttggctgtgctgggtcttagtttcggcattcaggatctttagttgcagcatgtgggatatagttccctgaccagggattgaacccaggcccctgcattgggaatgtggagtcttagtcactggaccaccagggaagtccccacttacATTTTAAGGAAGATGGAGAAATCTTTACACTGAAAGCCACCCAGAAGTTTTGGAACTTATTCCACCACTGAGATTACTATTACCTTTCAGCTGTTGTTGGCTAATGACTCGAGATGGAGATTGTACTCATTTGGACCAAAAAGAGCCTTGTACTTGCTTCTATTGAACAAGTCAAAGAGGAAAACTATTCACATTTTGCAGAGGTCTGAACCCTGGACTGATTCAGGCCTTATCCTTACACCTGCCACAGCACCTGCAATCTCTCTTTAACGTATAGACAGTTGTAATTCATCATGGTGTCCCTCCTCTCAGCTAGACTGGCAATCCTGTGAGGGCAGGCTATGTTTCCTTCATAGCTGTACTCCCAGTGCTGAGACCAGTCCCTGACCCACAGCTGACACACCATTAAAGTCTATTGAATGTAGAAACTTGGGGATTAATGACTGGATGAGAAGAAATATTCAGGAAGAAGGAGGGCTACCAATAGGAGAATCTGGTCTGCAGGGGAAGAAACAGTGGGTGACATCCCCCTCCTGGTCATCCCCCAAGGTCAATTTGGACCttcagaggaaccccaagagtgATGTTAGCACCACTTCCTTTAGGCTGACCACTTATCTCTGTATTATGCCACAaattaggacatgactgagtaatcaCGTTGGGACTCAAGTTGTATAGTAAGACTTCCCCAGTGCACCAGGAAGGAGTAGCCATAGTTTATGGCATTACTAAAGGGATTCCCCATCCAGAAAAGctgatgaaaataaatataagttgCCTTCTATCCTCTCTTTCTGCATCCTCACCATGGAGTCCAACagaaaaaataatgtctcttttcGTAGCTCATATTTTCCCCTTTGCAACCCAGTATCCAGTTGTAGGGCTCTCAGTGAAGTGAGGCAAATAGTGGTCAAACTGAAAGGGAGGCTGGGACTGAAAGCAAGGCCTGAGGGCTGTCAGGAACCTCACTCTGGAGACAGGAGAAGGTCAGTGAGGCCACAATTCCCTCCACACCATCTCCACCAACTCCATGCTGAGCTAACACTCTGAAGGCCCACTCCATGCCAAGTCCTTCCTGCACAGGGTCTTGAAATACTGTACAGGTGCCCTAGGCTTTAGTGTTGGGTGAGTGTTGAGtagagggagaaaaacaaaattttctaaaGGCAGGAAGCCATTTCTAGAGGTTTTAATGGTTATAATAGAATAAGAGACCTTCCTCTACAAAAAGACTTCATTCAAAATCTCACTTAATAGGGACTTCTCtgacagtccaatggttaagactccaatcTCCTAatccaggggacctgggtttgatacctagtcagggaactagatcctgtatgctgccaggcatggccaaaaaaaaaaaaaaaaaatcacttaactgTGTGCACTGCTTTATCACCTGCTTTTTACTAGTTAATAGGCCATGAACATTTTCCTCTGTAAGAaaatatgtgtgctaagtcgcttaagttgactctctgcaaccctatggactgtagcctgctaggctcctctatccatgagattctccaggcaagaatactggagtgggtttccatgccctcctccaggggatcttctggacccagggatcaaacccgagtctcttatgtctcctgcatcaacagCCAAgctccttaccactagcaccacctgggaagccctgtaggaAAATATAGGACCATGATATAATATCATTATAATAGCAAAACTTGTTTAAATTAGCTATGGATTATTAAAGCTTACAgccttaattatatattttaatggtaGATAGTAAAATAGATTTAAGTGTGCAAATAGTAATTTTTTAACCATATAGagttttatttctcattattACATTAATTTTGATGTATGCATGATTGACCTGTGCCCTTGCAGATGTTATATcagatctgtttttattttttatgtcccctccctcttgaacctccctcccatctccctccttaaGTGTGCAAATAGTTTTGAGTTCAGATGATTGCACCAACAGCTTTTTTTCAGCTCAggtcaatttatttatttgtccatCAACACCTAATTTGGCTCTGCTCCCATGCATGAAGCTGCCTGCTGCTGCCTGGTGCCATGAGGTCACCAGAGGGGCTCACTTCCCTAGACAGGATACAGGTACAGTCAGTCCCCTTCCCATGCCTGTATCACACTGCAAGGAGCTCAGGAGGCAGCAGTGGATTATTCTGAAGGTCCTGGTAACTGGGGCAGCCAGGAAACATGGTCCacttggaatttttttctatgatctattaatttgtctgtctgtgtgtctgtcttggtAGACTCATGATCCAATAACAATtattctgggatttccctggcagtctagtggttgagactctgagcttccaaaacagggacacaggttcaatccctagtcagggaactaggatcccaccaGCCACATGGtggcggagggaggtgggatagggggataacaaaacaaaacagaattcttCCATCGCTGTACCTATTCCCAGGAAAGAAGGGGAGTCAGAATCTGAATGGAGGCAGATGGTCTGAaacaatgaaggaaggaaggaaggttgcCAGGCTCCTAGCTGCCCTAGCAGGAGGTGTGTGGACAGTCATCATGTTTCTTGATGGAAACTCCTTAGGTGGACATTATGTAAGTGCCCAGGAAAAGGGCTTGAGGTCTAGTCCTGGGAACATGCCAGACTGTCACCCTCCCCTGGATTGTGAAAGCAGCGGCATGCTCAAGTCATGTATCACACACGCAGCACAGGATAAAAGGGCTCTTGCCCTGAGCTCTCCATTCACAGCCTCCTCAGAAACAGACTTCTCCTCCCTCCTGGCACTTGGTGAGTATCCAGCAGGGAATGGAACTCTACCCGAGATGCTGGAAAGGAACCCTGAGATCATAGCAGAAAAGTGGAAACCAAAAGGGCCTGAAATGAAATCCCAGAAAAATGGTTGCAGAGAAGGTAACCAGGGGTGTGATGTAAGAGTCAGGAAGGAGTTCCTTTGGGATGAGACAAGAATTCTGGGAACTGCAAATTCACAGGAGCTCATGACACTTCCCATGCTCTTTCTATTCGTGTCTACACACGGTTCCTGTGATAAGCACTTTTCAGAATACTTTCCTCAAATGGGTACATCCCTTGTGTGTTTCCTTTGAGATACAAAAATCTAGATGCTCAGTTAGATTGGCACCATGGGATCCTGGGCGGAGAGCAACATAGGCGGCATCTTGCATGATCAAATTAACTCCACATCAGTGTTCCTCTCCCTCCTGTGGCCCTGTCTTAAGAAGCAGCTGGCCTGACAAGAGAGGGATCAGGAAACCAAGAGTGGGGAAACACTGGACTGTGGATTCCAGGCTGACAAGGTGATTTCGTTTTGCCTAGGTTCACTAACCTCCCGCTGAGATGTCCTGCCAGCAGAACCAGCAGCAGTGCCAGCCCCCTCCCAAGTGCCCCTCCCCCAAGTGTCCCCCAAAAAGCCCAGCACAGTGTCTGCCTCCAGCCTCCTCGGGCTGTGCTCCCCGCTCTGAGGGCAGCTGCTGCCTGGGCCCCCACAGGCATAGCAGGTCCCACCGCTGCTGGCGCCAGAGCTCCAACTcctgtgatggtgatggtggtctgcagtccaggtgctctggctgtggccaggGATCTGGAGGCTGCTGCTGACTGGGCCTCCTGATGTTGACACATGTGATTTCAGAGGAAACAAGGACCCAAGTGCCAAGGAAAAGCCCCAACCTGAGACATCCTTTCCTGGACACCCCATTCTCATTTGCTGAGACTGAGCCAGGAGATGTTCCTGCACAGGGTTCAGAGCTCTCTCTGGAGGGTTCCTTCTGTCTGATCTCCAGGATCTCACAGGTCCCCACCTCCTGCACCTGCTGATGGTCAGCAGAGCCTGTGCCTGACcctgtgaaaaaaataaagcttttcttcctcatttccaGGTGGCTCATGTGTTGTTTCACTCTGTCCCTCCCCAGATCCCCTGGTGGCCAACACAATCCACCCAATGTTCTGGAGGCAGAATCTGAGCTCTGGatcaggagaaaagagcagtTCATTTCCGCCTCCATTCATGAAGGACCATGAGTTTTCACCTGGAATGGAGACTTATTGGTTTAGGTCCTGCACCTCTCAGTGAAAGGACTAACTTCCCTTGAAACCTGCAATGGGTCCTGATACAACCTGGGAATTGCCAGGGTGTGATATGGGAGTTCTGTTATTTTAATAAGCTGTTTCTGAGTCCTAAATAAAGAAACAGTGACTCCAGAGGCAACGAAAgtgaacagacttttggactctgtgggagaagacaagggtgggatgatgtgagagaacagcattgaaagatgtatattaccatatgtgaaacagatcaccagtccaggtttgatgcatgagacagggcgctcagggccagtgcactgggatgaccctgagagataggatggggagggaggtgggagtggggttcaggatgggggacacatgtacacccatggctgagtcatatgaatgtatggcaaaaaccactacaatattgtaaagtaattagcctccaattaaaataaataaattaatttatgaaaaaaaaagaggaa includes these proteins:
- the LOC138074522 gene encoding late cornified envelope protein 3B-like, which gives rise to MSCQQNQQQCQPPPKCPSPKCPPKSPAQCLPPASSGCAPRSEGSCCLGPHRHSRSHRCWRQSSNSCDGDGGLQSRCSGCGQGSGGCC